A genomic segment from Anas acuta chromosome 29, bAnaAcu1.1, whole genome shotgun sequence encodes:
- the MCRS1 gene encoding LOW QUALITY PROTEIN: microspherule protein 1 (The sequence of the model RefSeq protein was modified relative to this genomic sequence to represent the inferred CDS: deleted 1 base in 1 codon): MLGAALVGAAMMGVAAGSGSGHDGCGRFLCRGRAEPSLWGHRGPCAPVPGPVPVPPGRPSSATAPRGKQGRGPARKQDGGALTQDGAGLATRAALGLTSEPLPPPPGSARPWRRPGRGRRGAAAAPGDEVLSPDLMASGAASRSEDEESLAGQKRGLAQASGAIPKRRSSSRFIKRKKFDDELVESSLAKSSSRAKGAGGVEPGRCSGSEPSSSEKKKVSKSVSAPVAPSPVPTPGLAKRMKKSKQPLQVTKDLGRWKPADDLLLINAVLQTNDLTSVHLGVKFSCRFNLREIQERWYALLYDPIISKLACQAMRQLHPEAIAAIQSKVLFSKAEEQLLNKVGSSSQPTLDTFQELLHKHPDVFYPSRTAKALQLHWQLMKQYYLLDDQTVQPLPKGDQVLNFSDAEDMLDDSKLKDVRDEVLEHELTVADRRQKREIRQLEQELHKWQVLVDSITGMSSPDFDSQTLAVLRGRMVRYLMRSREITLGRATKDNQIDVDLALEGPAWKISRKQGVIKLKNNGDFFIANEGRRPIYIDGRPVLGGNKWKLNNNSVVEIASLRFVFLINQDLIALIKAEAAKLAQQ, encoded by the exons ATGTTGGGGGCGGCTCTGGTGGGCGCCGCCATGATGGGTGTGGCGGCGGGCTCTGGGAGCGGCCATGATGGGTGCGGCCGTTTCCTCTGCCGTGGCCGCGCGGAGCCCTCATTGTGGGGACACCGAGGGCCCTGTGCCCCTGTCCCCGggcctgtccccgtcccccccggTCGGCCCTCATCGGCAACAGCGCCTCGGGGAAAGCAGGGCCGCGGCCCTGCCCGCAAGCAAGATGGCGGCGCCCTGACCCAAGATGGCGCCGGGCTGGCGACACGCGCTGCCTTGGGGCTGACGTCAGAACCGCTTCCGCCGCCACCCGGAAGC GCCCGTCCATGGAGGCGCCCAGGCCGAGGCCGtcgcggagccgccgccgctcccgggGATG aggTGCTGTCCCCCGACCTGATGGCGTCGGGCGCGGCGAGCCGCTCCGAGGACGAGGAGTCGCTGGCGGGGCAGAAGCGGGGCTTGGCCCAGGCCTCGGGCGCCATCCCGAAGCGCCGCAGCTCCTCACG GTTCATCAAGAGGAAGAAATTCGACGATGAGCTGGTAGAGAGCAGCCTGGCCAAGTCCTCCAGCCGGGCCAAGGGCGCCGGCGGCGTGGAGCCGGGGCGCTGCTCGGGCAGCGAGCCCTCGTCCAGCGAGAAGAAGAAG GTCTCCAAGTCCGTGTCCGCCCCCGTGGCGCCCAGCCCCGTCCCGACGCCCGGCCTCGCCAAGCGGATGAAGAAGAGCAAGCAGCCCCTGCAGGTGACGAAGGACCTGGGCCGCTGGAAACCTGCCGATGACCTCCTGCTCATCAACGCCGTGCTGCAG ACCAACGACCTCACCTCGGTGCACTTGGGCGTGAAGTTCAGCTGCCGCTTCAACCTGCGGGAGATCCAGGAGCGCTGGTACGCACTGCTCTACGACCCCATCATCTCCAA gcTGGCTTGCCAGGCCATGCGGCAGCTTCACCCCGAGGCCATCGCCGCCATCCAGAGCAAGGTGCTGTTCAGCAAAGCcgaggagcagctgctgaacAAGGTGGGATCG AGCAGCCAGCCCACGCTCGACACCTTCCAGGAGCTCCTCCACAAGCACCCCGACGTCTTCTACCCCTCGCGGACGGCCAaggccctgcagctgcactgGCAGCTCATGAAGCAGTACTACCTGCTGGACGACCAGACCG TACAGCCGCTGCCCAAAGGGGACCAAGTGCTCAACTTCTCGGACGCTGAGGACATGCTGGATGACAGCAAGCTGAA GGACGTGCGGGATGAGGTGCTGGAGCACG aGCTGACCGTGGCCGACCGGCGCCAGAAGCGGGAGATccggcagctggagcaggagctgcacaaGTGGCAGGTGCTGGTCGACAGCATCACGG gcatgagctccccgGACTTTGACAGCCAGACGCTGGCCGTGCTGCGGGGCCGCATGGTGCGCTACCTCATGCGCTCCCGGGAG atCACGCTGGGCAGAGCCACCAAGGACAACCAGATCGATGTGGACCTGGCGCTGGAGGGCCCGGCCTGGAAGATCTCCCGCAAGCAAG GGGTCATCAAATTGAAGAACAACGGGGATTTCTTCATCGCCAATGAGGGCCGGCGCCCCATCTACATCGACGGGCGGCCCGTGCTCGGGGGCAACAAGTGGAAGCTCAACAACAACTCGGTGGTGGAG ATCGCCAGCCTCCGCTTCGTCTTCCTCATCAACCAGGACCTGATCGCGCTCATCAAGGCGGAGGCGGCCAAGCTGGCCCAGCAGTGA
- the SPATS2 gene encoding spermatogenesis-associated serine-rich protein 2 isoform X1, with amino-acid sequence MVGFSEILSRASPAGACVCWLAALPRGWFQSFIGFLRSAGRWHAGCSRDYFVAPRLAKQNLVLERGWDVTAGYPPVTGAAHGCYPSGFIFDVQSNTVMAQGGTFENMKEKISAVRAIVPNRSNNEIVLVLQHFDNCVDRTVQAFMEGNASEVLKEWTVTGKKKNKKKKTKPKPQPEPSPGLADPGKLVPTEEEPSADSEQGGINGYHVNGCAHDTESVDSLSERLDALSVDARELEDCEAAAPAMPDRTAVPELENGIAGFDTKSLTMHPSQSPSSLRQRPEQRSASRSLSRSTASTSAPACPPGARLDDVPVSPANKKLGSNIEKSVKDLQRCTVSLARYRVVVKEEMDASIKKMKQVFAELQSSLMDREVALLAEMDKVKAEAMEILVSRQRKAEALKKMTEVAVRMSEEQLVELRADIKHFVSERKYDEELGRVARFTCDLDVLKKSIASFGQVSHPKNSYSTRSRCSSVTAVSLSSPSEPPAPSSPACASASASSLTAASKKPSAPAEAAVLGATSSRPPQPPREAAPGNRRPGASFRSQGQRHPGPPAATGRPSGNRHRNGPGQAHGKHQNPPGGQPLGSPRRPQPPEPGPVPPSTHSAGLPQRKPRASRQEGASS; translated from the exons ATGGTCGGCTTCAGCGAGATTCTCTCGCgggccagccctgctggggcttGCGTTTGTTGGCTCGCGGCTCTGCCCCGTGGTTGGTTTCAGAGTTTTATTGGCTTCCTGAGGTCAGCGGGGCGTTGGCACGCCGGGTGTAGCCGGGATTACTTCGTGGCACCCCGGCTGGCGAAACAGAACCTGGTCCTGGAGCGAGGCTGGGACGTCACGGCCGGTTACCCTCCGGTAACAGGAGCGGCCCACGGATGCT ATCCGTCTGGGTTTATTTTTGATGTGCAGTCCAACACCGTGATGGCCCAAGGAGGAACCTTTGAAAACATGAAGGAGAAG atCAGCGCAGTGCGTGCCATCGTCCCCAACAGGAGCAACAACGAGATTGTCCTCGTGCTGCAGCACTTCGACAACTGCGTGGACAGAACGGTGCAGGCCTTCATGGAAG gCAATGCCAGTGAAGTACTGAAAGAGTGGACtgtaacaggcaaaaaaaag aacaagaagaagaaaaccaaaccgAAACCGCAACCCGAGCCGAGCCCTGGCCTCGCAGACCCCGGGAAATTGGTGCCCACTGAAGAGGAGCCGTCGGCGGACTCGGAGCAGGGTGGAATTAACGGTTACCATGTGAACGGCTGCGCCCACGACACCGAGTCTGTGGACTCGCTCAGCGAACGTTTGGATGCGCTCTCGGTTGATGCCAGGGAGCTGGAGGATTGCGAGGCTGCCGCGCCAGCCATGCCTGATAGAACAG CAGTGCCTGAGCTAGAGAATGGAATAGCAGGCTTTGACACAAAATCGCTCACCATGCATCCTTCCCAGAGCCCTTCATCTCTTAGACAGCGGCCTGAGCAGAGGAGCGCTAGCAGGTCTCTGTCCAGATCCACGGCGAGCACCTCGGCTCCTGCCTGCCCGCCCGGAGCGCGGCTGGACGACGTTCCCGTCTCACCTGCCAACAAGAAGCTCG GTTCTAATATTGAAAAATCAGTGAAGGATCTCCAGCGCTGCACCGTTTCACTGGCTCGGTACCGGGTTGTGGTGAAAGAGGAAATGGATGCTTCCATTAAGAAGATGAAGCAGGTCTTTGCTGAACTGCAGAGCAG CCTTATGGATCGCGAGGTGGCGTTGCTGGCTGAAATGGACAAAGTGAAAGCAGAAGCAA TGGAAATCCTGGTGAGCCGACAGAGGAAGGCCGAGGCCCTGAAGAAGATGACTGAGGTGGCGGTGCGCATGTCGGAGGAGCAGCTGGTCGAGCTCAGAGCTGACATAAAG CACTTCGTGAGCGAGAGGAAGTACGAcgaggagctgggcagggtggCGCGGTTCACCTGCGATCTGGACGTGCTGAAGAAGAGCATCGCCTCCTTCGGGCAAG TTTCTCATCCAAAGAACAGCTACTCCACCCGCTCCCGGTGCAGCTCTGTCACGGCCGTGTCCCTGAGCAGTCCCAGCGAGCCCCCCGCTCCCTCCAGCCCCGCCTGTGCCTCTGCCTCCGCCTCGAGCCTTACCGCAGCGAGCAAGAAACCCTCGGcccctgcagaggcagcagtgctgggggccaccagcagccgccccccccagcctccccgagAG GCTGCCCCGGGGAACAGGCGCCCAGGAGCCAGTTTCAGGTCCCAAGGCCAGCGCCACCCCGGTccccccgccgccaccgggAGACCCAGCGGGAACCGACACCGGAACGGGCCGGGCCAGGCGCACGGAAAGCATCAGAACCCCCCGGGGGgccagcccctgggcagcccccgccGGCCGCAGCCCCCGGAGCCCGGCCCCGTCCCCCCCAGCACGCACAgcgcggggctgccccagcgCAAGCCCCGAGCCAGCCGCCAGGAGGGAGCCAGCTCCTGA
- the SPATS2 gene encoding spermatogenesis-associated serine-rich protein 2 isoform X2: MVGFSEILSRASPAGACVCWLAALPRGWFQSFIGFLRSAGRWHAGCSRDYFVAPRLAKQNLVLERGWDVTAGYPPVTGAAHGCYPSGFIFDVQSNTVMAQGGTFENMKEKISAVRAIVPNRSNNEIVLVLQHFDNCVDRTVQAFMEGNASEVLKEWTVTGKKKNKKKKTKPKPQPEPSPGLADPGKLVPTEEEPSADSEQGGINGYHVNGCAHDTESVDSLSERLDALSVDARELEDCEAAAPAMPDRTVPELENGIAGFDTKSLTMHPSQSPSSLRQRPEQRSASRSLSRSTASTSAPACPPGARLDDVPVSPANKKLGSNIEKSVKDLQRCTVSLARYRVVVKEEMDASIKKMKQVFAELQSSLMDREVALLAEMDKVKAEAMEILVSRQRKAEALKKMTEVAVRMSEEQLVELRADIKHFVSERKYDEELGRVARFTCDLDVLKKSIASFGQVSHPKNSYSTRSRCSSVTAVSLSSPSEPPAPSSPACASASASSLTAASKKPSAPAEAAVLGATSSRPPQPPREAAPGNRRPGASFRSQGQRHPGPPAATGRPSGNRHRNGPGQAHGKHQNPPGGQPLGSPRRPQPPEPGPVPPSTHSAGLPQRKPRASRQEGASS; the protein is encoded by the exons ATGGTCGGCTTCAGCGAGATTCTCTCGCgggccagccctgctggggcttGCGTTTGTTGGCTCGCGGCTCTGCCCCGTGGTTGGTTTCAGAGTTTTATTGGCTTCCTGAGGTCAGCGGGGCGTTGGCACGCCGGGTGTAGCCGGGATTACTTCGTGGCACCCCGGCTGGCGAAACAGAACCTGGTCCTGGAGCGAGGCTGGGACGTCACGGCCGGTTACCCTCCGGTAACAGGAGCGGCCCACGGATGCT ATCCGTCTGGGTTTATTTTTGATGTGCAGTCCAACACCGTGATGGCCCAAGGAGGAACCTTTGAAAACATGAAGGAGAAG atCAGCGCAGTGCGTGCCATCGTCCCCAACAGGAGCAACAACGAGATTGTCCTCGTGCTGCAGCACTTCGACAACTGCGTGGACAGAACGGTGCAGGCCTTCATGGAAG gCAATGCCAGTGAAGTACTGAAAGAGTGGACtgtaacaggcaaaaaaaag aacaagaagaagaaaaccaaaccgAAACCGCAACCCGAGCCGAGCCCTGGCCTCGCAGACCCCGGGAAATTGGTGCCCACTGAAGAGGAGCCGTCGGCGGACTCGGAGCAGGGTGGAATTAACGGTTACCATGTGAACGGCTGCGCCCACGACACCGAGTCTGTGGACTCGCTCAGCGAACGTTTGGATGCGCTCTCGGTTGATGCCAGGGAGCTGGAGGATTGCGAGGCTGCCGCGCCAGCCATGCCTGATAGAACAG TGCCTGAGCTAGAGAATGGAATAGCAGGCTTTGACACAAAATCGCTCACCATGCATCCTTCCCAGAGCCCTTCATCTCTTAGACAGCGGCCTGAGCAGAGGAGCGCTAGCAGGTCTCTGTCCAGATCCACGGCGAGCACCTCGGCTCCTGCCTGCCCGCCCGGAGCGCGGCTGGACGACGTTCCCGTCTCACCTGCCAACAAGAAGCTCG GTTCTAATATTGAAAAATCAGTGAAGGATCTCCAGCGCTGCACCGTTTCACTGGCTCGGTACCGGGTTGTGGTGAAAGAGGAAATGGATGCTTCCATTAAGAAGATGAAGCAGGTCTTTGCTGAACTGCAGAGCAG CCTTATGGATCGCGAGGTGGCGTTGCTGGCTGAAATGGACAAAGTGAAAGCAGAAGCAA TGGAAATCCTGGTGAGCCGACAGAGGAAGGCCGAGGCCCTGAAGAAGATGACTGAGGTGGCGGTGCGCATGTCGGAGGAGCAGCTGGTCGAGCTCAGAGCTGACATAAAG CACTTCGTGAGCGAGAGGAAGTACGAcgaggagctgggcagggtggCGCGGTTCACCTGCGATCTGGACGTGCTGAAGAAGAGCATCGCCTCCTTCGGGCAAG TTTCTCATCCAAAGAACAGCTACTCCACCCGCTCCCGGTGCAGCTCTGTCACGGCCGTGTCCCTGAGCAGTCCCAGCGAGCCCCCCGCTCCCTCCAGCCCCGCCTGTGCCTCTGCCTCCGCCTCGAGCCTTACCGCAGCGAGCAAGAAACCCTCGGcccctgcagaggcagcagtgctgggggccaccagcagccgccccccccagcctccccgagAG GCTGCCCCGGGGAACAGGCGCCCAGGAGCCAGTTTCAGGTCCCAAGGCCAGCGCCACCCCGGTccccccgccgccaccgggAGACCCAGCGGGAACCGACACCGGAACGGGCCGGGCCAGGCGCACGGAAAGCATCAGAACCCCCCGGGGGgccagcccctgggcagcccccgccGGCCGCAGCCCCCGGAGCCCGGCCCCGTCCCCCCCAGCACGCACAgcgcggggctgccccagcgCAAGCCCCGAGCCAGCCGCCAGGAGGGAGCCAGCTCCTGA
- the SPATS2 gene encoding spermatogenesis-associated serine-rich protein 2 isoform X4, with product MSKKQNPKDPSGFIFDVQSNTVMAQGGTFENMKEKISAVRAIVPNRSNNEIVLVLQHFDNCVDRTVQAFMEGNASEVLKEWTVTGKKKNKKKKTKPKPQPEPSPGLADPGKLVPTEEEPSADSEQGGINGYHVNGCAHDTESVDSLSERLDALSVDARELEDCEAAAPAMPDRTVPELENGIAGFDTKSLTMHPSQSPSSLRQRPEQRSASRSLSRSTASTSAPACPPGARLDDVPVSPANKKLGSNIEKSVKDLQRCTVSLARYRVVVKEEMDASIKKMKQVFAELQSSLMDREVALLAEMDKVKAEAMEILVSRQRKAEALKKMTEVAVRMSEEQLVELRADIKHFVSERKYDEELGRVARFTCDLDVLKKSIASFGQVSHPKNSYSTRSRCSSVTAVSLSSPSEPPAPSSPACASASASSLTAASKKPSAPAEAAVLGATSSRPPQPPREAAPGNRRPGASFRSQGQRHPGPPAATGRPSGNRHRNGPGQAHGKHQNPPGGQPLGSPRRPQPPEPGPVPPSTHSAGLPQRKPRASRQEGASS from the exons ATGTCTAAAAAGCAAAATCCGAAAG ATCCGTCTGGGTTTATTTTTGATGTGCAGTCCAACACCGTGATGGCCCAAGGAGGAACCTTTGAAAACATGAAGGAGAAG atCAGCGCAGTGCGTGCCATCGTCCCCAACAGGAGCAACAACGAGATTGTCCTCGTGCTGCAGCACTTCGACAACTGCGTGGACAGAACGGTGCAGGCCTTCATGGAAG gCAATGCCAGTGAAGTACTGAAAGAGTGGACtgtaacaggcaaaaaaaag aacaagaagaagaaaaccaaaccgAAACCGCAACCCGAGCCGAGCCCTGGCCTCGCAGACCCCGGGAAATTGGTGCCCACTGAAGAGGAGCCGTCGGCGGACTCGGAGCAGGGTGGAATTAACGGTTACCATGTGAACGGCTGCGCCCACGACACCGAGTCTGTGGACTCGCTCAGCGAACGTTTGGATGCGCTCTCGGTTGATGCCAGGGAGCTGGAGGATTGCGAGGCTGCCGCGCCAGCCATGCCTGATAGAACAG TGCCTGAGCTAGAGAATGGAATAGCAGGCTTTGACACAAAATCGCTCACCATGCATCCTTCCCAGAGCCCTTCATCTCTTAGACAGCGGCCTGAGCAGAGGAGCGCTAGCAGGTCTCTGTCCAGATCCACGGCGAGCACCTCGGCTCCTGCCTGCCCGCCCGGAGCGCGGCTGGACGACGTTCCCGTCTCACCTGCCAACAAGAAGCTCG GTTCTAATATTGAAAAATCAGTGAAGGATCTCCAGCGCTGCACCGTTTCACTGGCTCGGTACCGGGTTGTGGTGAAAGAGGAAATGGATGCTTCCATTAAGAAGATGAAGCAGGTCTTTGCTGAACTGCAGAGCAG CCTTATGGATCGCGAGGTGGCGTTGCTGGCTGAAATGGACAAAGTGAAAGCAGAAGCAA TGGAAATCCTGGTGAGCCGACAGAGGAAGGCCGAGGCCCTGAAGAAGATGACTGAGGTGGCGGTGCGCATGTCGGAGGAGCAGCTGGTCGAGCTCAGAGCTGACATAAAG CACTTCGTGAGCGAGAGGAAGTACGAcgaggagctgggcagggtggCGCGGTTCACCTGCGATCTGGACGTGCTGAAGAAGAGCATCGCCTCCTTCGGGCAAG TTTCTCATCCAAAGAACAGCTACTCCACCCGCTCCCGGTGCAGCTCTGTCACGGCCGTGTCCCTGAGCAGTCCCAGCGAGCCCCCCGCTCCCTCCAGCCCCGCCTGTGCCTCTGCCTCCGCCTCGAGCCTTACCGCAGCGAGCAAGAAACCCTCGGcccctgcagaggcagcagtgctgggggccaccagcagccgccccccccagcctccccgagAG GCTGCCCCGGGGAACAGGCGCCCAGGAGCCAGTTTCAGGTCCCAAGGCCAGCGCCACCCCGGTccccccgccgccaccgggAGACCCAGCGGGAACCGACACCGGAACGGGCCGGGCCAGGCGCACGGAAAGCATCAGAACCCCCCGGGGGgccagcccctgggcagcccccgccGGCCGCAGCCCCCGGAGCCCGGCCCCGTCCCCCCCAGCACGCACAgcgcggggctgccccagcgCAAGCCCCGAGCCAGCCGCCAGGAGGGAGCCAGCTCCTGA
- the SPATS2 gene encoding spermatogenesis-associated serine-rich protein 2 isoform X3, whose amino-acid sequence MSKKQNPKDPSGFIFDVQSNTVMAQGGTFENMKEKISAVRAIVPNRSNNEIVLVLQHFDNCVDRTVQAFMEGNASEVLKEWTVTGKKKNKKKKTKPKPQPEPSPGLADPGKLVPTEEEPSADSEQGGINGYHVNGCAHDTESVDSLSERLDALSVDARELEDCEAAAPAMPDRTAVPELENGIAGFDTKSLTMHPSQSPSSLRQRPEQRSASRSLSRSTASTSAPACPPGARLDDVPVSPANKKLGSNIEKSVKDLQRCTVSLARYRVVVKEEMDASIKKMKQVFAELQSSLMDREVALLAEMDKVKAEAMEILVSRQRKAEALKKMTEVAVRMSEEQLVELRADIKHFVSERKYDEELGRVARFTCDLDVLKKSIASFGQVSHPKNSYSTRSRCSSVTAVSLSSPSEPPAPSSPACASASASSLTAASKKPSAPAEAAVLGATSSRPPQPPREAAPGNRRPGASFRSQGQRHPGPPAATGRPSGNRHRNGPGQAHGKHQNPPGGQPLGSPRRPQPPEPGPVPPSTHSAGLPQRKPRASRQEGASS is encoded by the exons ATGTCTAAAAAGCAAAATCCGAAAG ATCCGTCTGGGTTTATTTTTGATGTGCAGTCCAACACCGTGATGGCCCAAGGAGGAACCTTTGAAAACATGAAGGAGAAG atCAGCGCAGTGCGTGCCATCGTCCCCAACAGGAGCAACAACGAGATTGTCCTCGTGCTGCAGCACTTCGACAACTGCGTGGACAGAACGGTGCAGGCCTTCATGGAAG gCAATGCCAGTGAAGTACTGAAAGAGTGGACtgtaacaggcaaaaaaaag aacaagaagaagaaaaccaaaccgAAACCGCAACCCGAGCCGAGCCCTGGCCTCGCAGACCCCGGGAAATTGGTGCCCACTGAAGAGGAGCCGTCGGCGGACTCGGAGCAGGGTGGAATTAACGGTTACCATGTGAACGGCTGCGCCCACGACACCGAGTCTGTGGACTCGCTCAGCGAACGTTTGGATGCGCTCTCGGTTGATGCCAGGGAGCTGGAGGATTGCGAGGCTGCCGCGCCAGCCATGCCTGATAGAACAG CAGTGCCTGAGCTAGAGAATGGAATAGCAGGCTTTGACACAAAATCGCTCACCATGCATCCTTCCCAGAGCCCTTCATCTCTTAGACAGCGGCCTGAGCAGAGGAGCGCTAGCAGGTCTCTGTCCAGATCCACGGCGAGCACCTCGGCTCCTGCCTGCCCGCCCGGAGCGCGGCTGGACGACGTTCCCGTCTCACCTGCCAACAAGAAGCTCG GTTCTAATATTGAAAAATCAGTGAAGGATCTCCAGCGCTGCACCGTTTCACTGGCTCGGTACCGGGTTGTGGTGAAAGAGGAAATGGATGCTTCCATTAAGAAGATGAAGCAGGTCTTTGCTGAACTGCAGAGCAG CCTTATGGATCGCGAGGTGGCGTTGCTGGCTGAAATGGACAAAGTGAAAGCAGAAGCAA TGGAAATCCTGGTGAGCCGACAGAGGAAGGCCGAGGCCCTGAAGAAGATGACTGAGGTGGCGGTGCGCATGTCGGAGGAGCAGCTGGTCGAGCTCAGAGCTGACATAAAG CACTTCGTGAGCGAGAGGAAGTACGAcgaggagctgggcagggtggCGCGGTTCACCTGCGATCTGGACGTGCTGAAGAAGAGCATCGCCTCCTTCGGGCAAG TTTCTCATCCAAAGAACAGCTACTCCACCCGCTCCCGGTGCAGCTCTGTCACGGCCGTGTCCCTGAGCAGTCCCAGCGAGCCCCCCGCTCCCTCCAGCCCCGCCTGTGCCTCTGCCTCCGCCTCGAGCCTTACCGCAGCGAGCAAGAAACCCTCGGcccctgcagaggcagcagtgctgggggccaccagcagccgccccccccagcctccccgagAG GCTGCCCCGGGGAACAGGCGCCCAGGAGCCAGTTTCAGGTCCCAAGGCCAGCGCCACCCCGGTccccccgccgccaccgggAGACCCAGCGGGAACCGACACCGGAACGGGCCGGGCCAGGCGCACGGAAAGCATCAGAACCCCCCGGGGGgccagcccctgggcagcccccgccGGCCGCAGCCCCCGGAGCCCGGCCCCGTCCCCCCCAGCACGCACAgcgcggggctgccccagcgCAAGCCCCGAGCCAGCCGCCAGGAGGGAGCCAGCTCCTGA